Genomic window (Aurantimicrobium sp. INA4):
GCTTCTAGTGCATCCTCCAGGCTGGCAATGTTGTGGCTGCGCATGTGCACAATCGCGTCAGCGCTTCCGGAGACGGTGCCCGCATCGACAACATCTGGAACTCCTTCGAGGAGTCGGCGAAGCTCATCGGGTGCAACCGTGCCACGGCAGAACAATTCGACGTAAGCCTCGGTCTCCAGGCCCTCAACAGAAGGATCAACGTGGATGGTGAATCCACGAATGACCCCGTCAGAGATCAAGCGATCAACACGACGTTTGACGGCTGATGCAGACAGCCCTATGACGCTTCCGATGTCTCCATAGGCGGCTCGAGAGTTCTGACGCAGTTGATCAATGATGCGACGGTCCAAGTTGTCCATGAGATGAGCTTATTAGGGCTCCTGAACTCAGACAGGAATTAGTTACTCCATTGAAATGGAGATCGTGATGACTCGGCCCGGCGGCAACTTGAAATATTCCGAAGCAGATTCTGAATTCCGGTGCATTGCCGAGAAGATGAGATCTTCCACTTTGTTGAGATCACCGGTATGTGGATTCACGAATTTACGTGAAGCAACAAAGTAGGTGGCTTCCTTTTCATCAAAATGCGGCTTAATGTGTTTAGAGCGCAGAGCACGAGGAATATCTGTCCTCTCCATGAAACCGGTGAAGATAGTCACCTTGGCAACGTATTCGGAGAGCTCCGTGTAGAGCGGCTTCTCTTTGGAATAGGGGTGTTCCGTCGTTACCACGTGGACCATGATGATCTTCTCTGGCATCGATTTCAACGCACGAATCTGTGCTTCGAGCGCCTGGGGGACAAGGCTGGGGATCGCAGCTAGGTAAATACCAACAGAATGCGTGACTGAAATCTTTGAGGATTTACGTAATTTGTCTACTTTGTCCCAGGTCATTGACTCATTGGCAAGCATCTCGTTAAGCAGGAATCGACCCTTGCGCCAGATCCACATAATCGAGGCAACAACAAAACCAACAGCTAAAGGAACCCAGGCATCCTTGAAAATCTTGGTGGAAGTTGAAATGACAAACGATAAGTCAATGATGAGGAACAACGACAGCAAAGGAATGGCGAAAACAGGTTTCCACTTCCAGTTTTCGATTGCCACCCAGAACAATGCGATTGTCGTGATGAGCATGGTTCCGGCGATGGCAAAGGCATATGCTCCAGCAAGCGCTGCAGAAGTTTCAAAAATGATGACTAGAGCTATGGCACCAACGCCGACGATGGCGTTGACAAATGGAACATATATTTGCCCGACGTGACGGAAGTTTGTGTGCACAACCTTCATACGAGCTATGAGGCCCATTTGAATTGCTTGGCTCGCAATGGACGCAACGCCTGTAATCAATGCTTGTGAGGCAATGATTGTTGCTGCTGTGGAGAGCAAAACCATATAAATGACCACTGCAGGATTGGGAGCGAGTCCGAAGAAGGGGTTTTCGGCCATTTCAGGTTCACGCAAAACTAGCGCTGCCTGGCCCAGGTAACACAGCACCAAACTGATGTTGACCAGACCAAACCATCCAATCCGAATGGGGGACTTACCGAAATGTCCCAAGTCTGCATACAGAGCCTCTGCTCCCGTGACAGCCAGAATGACAGAAGACATCACGATGAGTGTGAACCATCCGTGACGGGCGATGTACTCGACTGCATAAACCGGGTTGAGACCGATGAGAGCGACGGGGTTCTGGACGAGTTGGAGAACTCCCAAAATTCCAATTGTGGCGAACCACAGCAGCATAACGGGACCAAAAATAGTTCCCAGGAATCCAGTTCCACGGAATTGGAAGATAAACAACAGAGCCAAAATAATGACCGTCGCGGGTACCGCATATTGTGCCAGGTCTGGGTTGATTGATCCCAAACCTTCGGTTGCTGAAAGAACCGAAATAGCAGGAGTAAGTAAACCGTCAGCAAAAAGGAGAGCTGCAGCAAGAAGCATCATAAAGACGATTGCTGCTTTAGTTCCTTTACGCGCCTCTCTAATTCGTTGAGGCAGTTGGGCAAAAAGTGCGAGCACCCCACCTTCGCCATGGTTGTCTGCGCGGAGAACAACAACGAGATATTTGATGCTGACGACAATGGTGATCGTCCAAAAGACCAGCGAGACAATTCCGAGAACATTTTCTTCAGCTGTTCCGCCGGCATTCACTGATTCTTTGAAGGCATAGATAGGGCTTGTTCCAATGTCACCGTAGACGACACCAAGAGCTCCAAAAGCAAGGAGTAGAGAACCTTTGAGGGACTTCGTTGATTGTGCGGCTTTCGCCATGGTGTTCCGTTCGATGAAGAAGTAGGTAGCCGTCAGAATTCGCGACTCACAAGCGTCGAGAATATACCTCTTTGCTTAGAGCATCCATATTTATGACGTACTTCGTCAAGGATTGAAAGGGCAGAGCATAAAGTAGAGGAGTGAATACGCCCCTGCGAACCCGTCTGGCGATTTCTGCAGGAAAACTTGCAGCCGCCACTTCGAGGCTTGCTGGCCGTGGCGAGGGAATGATTATTGGCGGCAAAGTTGCTCTCAGACTTTCCCCCCATGCGCTTAAACATCTCTCCCAAGGACGTGTTGCTGCTCTCGTTTCAGCAACTAATGGAAAGACCTCCACTACACGATTACTTGCCACTGCGCTGAGCCAAAGTGGACCGGTTGCTTCTCCCACCACCGGTGCCAATATGACCGAAGGTGCTGTGTGGGCGCTGGCAACAGGTGAGCCAGGTGCTCAGGCTGTTCTCGAAGTGGACGAGGCTTATTTGCCGCGGATTGTGAAAGAGACACAACCAAAGGTTGTGCTCCTAGGTAACCTCAGCCGTGACCAGCTCGACCGCATGAGTGAAGTGGCCATGCTGGCTCGCAAGTGGCGCAAGATGATTGAACAGAACCCCGAGGTTCTCATCATCGCTAACGCCGATGATCCCATGATTGTTTTTGCTGCAGAAAAGGCAAAGAACATTGTCTGGGTTGCTGCGGGCCAAGCTTGGACCGCAGATTCTTCTGTCTGTCCTGAGTGCGGAACGTTACTCGTGCGTGATGAGAACACATGGAACTGTTCAGGGTGTGGACGCAGCCGCCCAACACCCGATTGGGTTTTTGAGTGGACGGCCTCTGCCGGAAAGCTTCATGCAACGGCGGTCTCGCCGCAGGGCAAGAAATATGACCTGTCAAAACTGAATTTGCCTGGCCGGTTTAATGCGTCAAATGCAACGATGGCGCTTGCTGCGTGCAGTGTGCTCAAAGTTGACCTCGATAAAGCGGTGCAGCTCATGTCGAGTGTGGCTGCAGTTTCAGGTCGCTATGCCATTGTGAAATCGGGCGCCCTCAAGGTTCGTTTGTTGCTTGCAAAGAACCCTGCGGGCTGGAGTGAACTTCTCGACATCATGCCACCGTCACCAACCCCAGTGATCATCATGATTAATTCCAATCATGCTGACGGGCGAGACCCGTCCTGGTTGTGGGACGTTCCCTTTGAACGTTTAGCCGGGCGCACAGTTATTGCATCTGGTAATCGCCGCCGTGATCTTGCTGTTCGACTTTTGCACGCGGGCGTTGATGCTCTGGTTGTGGAGGATCCCTTTGCCGCAGATGCCGATCTGCCTGCCTCTGTTCGAGAGCTTGACGTCATCGACTGCGCAGCAACCTATACGGCATTCCAAAAGATTCGTGTAGGAGCTCTCGAAGGCGAGGTGGATGCATGAGCAAGGTTGTGAAGATTGCTTCGATCTATCCCACCCTGTTGGGAACCTATGGTGATGGCGGCAATGTGGCTGCCCTCAAACACATTGCCGGCCTACATGAGATAGCTGTTGAAATTCTCGAGATTTCTCCTGGCCAAACTGTTCCGCATAACGCAGACATCTATGTTCTTGGCGGTGGTGAAGACACTGCGCAGTCCGCTGCCGCAGCTGCGCTGCACGCCAGCGGTGCGCTCGCCGAGGGTGTGAAGAATGGCGCAGCTGTCTTTGCTATTTGTGCCGGATACCAAATCTTGGGACACACTTTCCTTGACGCTGAAGGCAAACCATCGCAAGGGTTGGCTCTGCTGGATGTCACCACAGATCGTTTGGACAAACGGGCTGTCGGTGAAATGATTGCGATTCCCAGCGAGTTCGCTCCCGCAGGACTCACCCAAGCGTTTACTGGTTATGAAAACCATGGTGGTCACACACACCTAGGGTCTGATGTCCGCCCGCTCGCAACTGTCTCGCAAGGCATCGGAAATGGTGATGGCACCGAAGGCGCCATCAATGGCAGGGTCATCGGAACCTATTTCCACGGACCTTGTTTGGTGCGTAACCCACTCATGGCTGAGCAGTTGCTGAGCTGGGCAATTGATCGCCAGCTAGAACACATCGTTGAGGCTGAAGTTGAAGCACTTCGTCAAGAACGATTCGATTTTGTCTCCAAGAATTAGGATTGCCAGATGACTACTGTCGCACCTGCAACGAAGCCTGAGAAATTATTCTTTGGCCAACCCCGCCAACTCACCACGATCTTTGGCGTGGAAATGTGGGAGCGTTTTTCCTTCTACGGCATGCAGGGAATCCTGCTGTTGTACATGTTCTACCCTGCTGACAAGGGTGGCCTCGGTATCGATGTCAAGGTCGCTACCGGCATCGTCGGCGCCTATGGCGGTGGTGTTTATCTGGCCACCATCTTGGGCGCGTGGTTAGCTGACCGCCTTTTTGGTAGCGAACGTGTCCTGTTCTTTGCTGCCGTCATGGTCATGTTTGGCCACGTGGCACTTGCAGTTCTTCCCGCCTACACCGGACTGATTGTCGGGTTGATTCTGATTGCTATCGGTGCCGGTGGTGTGAAAGCAAATGCCACCAGCATTGTGGGGCAACTTTATGCACCCGGCGATGTTCGCCGAGATGCGGGTTTCTCTCTGTATTACTTAGGTATCAATCTGGGTGCATTCGTTGGCCCGCTCGCTACGGGTTTCTTGCAAACCACCTACGGATTCCACTGGGGCTTTGGCCTAGCTGCAGTCGGTATGGCTGCCGGTTTGACCCAGTACTCGATTGGGCGCCGCAAGCTTCCTGAACAAACACGTCTAGTTCCTAACCCACTTCCTTCAAACAAGAAGTGGGTAGTGGGAGCGTTGGCACTGGCGGGCATTGCCCTCATTGTCATTCTGGTTCTCTCTGGAGTGATCACCAGCGGCAACCTCTCCACCGTGATTATTGTTGTGACGCTTGCTGCAGCTATTGCGTATTTCGTCGTCATCTTGGGCAGCAAGCTCATCACCACAGTGGAACGCAACCGGGTGTTGGCGTTCATTCCACTCTTTATTGCCTGTGCTGCATTCTGGTCTCTGTATCAGCAGCAGTTCACGGTCGTGACTGTCTTTGCCAACGACCAGCTGAACCTGAGCATTTTCGGATGGGACATGCCAGTCTCGTGGGTCCAGTCCATTAACCCCATCTTCATCCTTGCCCTCTCTGGTGTGTTCGCTGCACTGTGGACCAAGTGGGGAACCAAGCAGCCCAGTACCCCGGTCAAGATGGCTTTGGGAACAATCGTGATGGGTATTGCTTTCTTGCTGTTCCTCACGATTTACAGCGCTGCTCCTCACACTGCGCCATTGCTCGCATTGGTTGGGATTTTGTTTGTCTTCACTATTGCTGAGTTGTTGATTTCTCCAGTCAGTCTCTCGGTGAGCACCAAACTGGCACCCACTGCGTTCCGCACCCAGATGGTGGCGCTGTTGTTCCTCTCCAGTGCATTGGGAACAGCGATGTCAGGTCAGCTTGCTGGTCTCTATGACGAGAAGCACCCAGAAATGAACTTCGATTACTTCGCCTACTCTGGCCTGGCAGCTATTGGTCTCGGTATTGTGCTCTTACTCATACGTAAGTGGGTTCTGAAGCTGATGGAAGGCGTTCGCTAATGAAAACGGCCGAATATATTGATCCACAAGGCGTGACCATCGTTTATGACGTGTATTCGGTAGAGAAACCGAGAGCAGTTGTTCAGATTATGCACGGCCTCGGTGATCACGCTGGACGCTATGCACACGTCGCAGCGGCGCTTAACTCGGCAGGCTACTCGGTTTATGCCCCCGATCAGCGTGGCCACGGCCGTACCGGAGTTAAGCAGTTTGGTGGAGATCTTTCCAAGCTAGGAAAGTTGGGCCCGGGTGGCCTGCGCGCTGCGGTGGCAGATTTCACTCAGATGACCGAGATTATTCGGGAGCAAAACCCTGGAGTTCCGATCGTTCTCTTAGGCCACAGCATGGGCTCTTTGATGGGGCAAATCCTGATCAACGATCACGCTGCGGACTACGCCGCCGTGGTGTTCTCGGGAAGTGCCTACCGCCAGCCTGGCTCGATGAATGCTGGCAAGCTCAATAAGCGCTTTGATACACCCGGCTGCACCGGACACGAGTGGCTCAGCCGTGATCCTGCTGTGTGGACATCTTTCAAGGAAGATCCGTGGACCTTTGAAGCAGACACTCTTAAGCTCTATGGCGTTGCCGATGGATTACGCCTGTTCGGCAAGCCCGCCAAAGATATGGCACAGGTTCCCATCTTGCTCATCGTGGGCGAAGATGATCCTTTAGGCGGCAAGCCCAGCAACATCAAGCTCGCCGAGAGCTATATCGAGCGTGCAGGCCAAACAGATGTGACCGTGGGCGTGTATCCCGAGGCTCGTCACGAAATCTTCAACGAGACCAACAAAGAAGAAGTCATCGACGACATGATCTCGTGGATTTCTGAACGGGTAGCGTCCTAAACATTTCGGCAGGTGTTGCCCAGTTCGGCATCCACCCCGCCAGACCGTGCCTTGTCCACGTAGTTTGGGTGCAGATCGAGCCATTGGGTGACAAACCAGCATCCTGAGGTGACCTTCTTGGTCGTGGTGGCAATGATGTCATCAATGGTGCGACGAACCAGGATGGCCCCCAGGCCTTCATTGCGATGAGCGGGGTCAATGAAGGTTCCGGTAATCATGATGTCGTTCTCTCGAGAGAGGTAGTGGGCTACGCCAACTTCCTTGTCATCAATCAGGATGACGTAGCGAGATTTACTGGGCTGGTGAACCACTTCAGTGCTCATAGAACGAGCCTACGACGAGAACTGCCAGAATAGGCAGGTGAGTTCTGCAACCGGTCGCATCATCAAGGGAAACAACCTTGATGTCTTAGCGACGTTGCCAGATGAGTCCGTCACCCTGATTTATATCGACCCGCCGTTCAACACCGGACGTGAACAAACACGAAGCAAGGTCACCTCGGTGCTGGCCGCGGATGATTCGACCAAGGGTTTGGTGGGCTTCAAAGGTAAGAGCTATGAGCGCACGCGCAGCGACCTCATGAAATATGACGATCGCTTTGATGACTATTGGGCGTTCCTTGAGCCGCGCCTGCGCGAGGCGTGGCGTCTGCTAGCTGATGATGGAACGCTCTATCTTCACCTTGACTATCGCGAGGCACACTATGCCAAGGTGATGCTGGACGCCCTCTTTGGCCGTGACAGTTTTATCAACGAACTCATTTGGGCATATGACTATGGCGCAAAGGCCAAGGGTCGCTGGCCTGCCAAGCATGACACCATCCTGGTTTATGTGAAGAACCCGAAGACGTACTACTTCAACTCTGAAGAGGTCGACCGGGAGCCCTATATGGCTCCAGGTTTGGTCACTGCTGAGAAGGCCGCTAAAGGAAAACTTCCCACTGATGTGTGGTGGCACACCATCGTCTCTCCAACCGGCAAAGAGAAGACGGGCTATCCCACGCAAAAGCCTGAAGGTATTCTTCGCCGCATCATTCAAGCCTCCAGTCGCAAGGGCGACACTGTGCTCGACTTCTTTGCTGGGAGTGGAACAACCGGTGCTGCCGCCTTGGGCCTTGGCCGAAACTTCATCTTGGTGGATCAGAACCCTGAATCGCTCAAGGTGATGAAATCTCGTTTTGCTGAGTATGACAAGCAGGTGTCTTTTGAGTAATCACGAACTTCCTCGCACGGAACAAACACGAGTTAAGCGTCTTGATGAAAAGCAAGTCTTTGACCGTGATGCGTTAAACGCTCTTCTCGACGAGGCCATTTATGGTCACGTTGCTGTAGTTCGAGATGGTAAACCGATGGTGTTGCCTGTGGGTATTGGTCGGGATGGCAATCACTTGCTCATTCACGGTTCAACCGGCTCGGGAATCTTCCGAGAAATAGCGGATGGCCGAGACGTGTGTGTGGCGGTGACACTACTGGATGGACTTGTCTATGCACGCTCAGCTTTTGAAAGCTCCATGCATTACCGATCCGCTGTCATCATGGGCACAGCAACAGTTATTGAGGGGGAGCAGAAACTCTCCGCACTTGCGACTCTGACCGACCACATGATGCCAGGTCGCTGGGATGAGGTTCGCGAGACCACCAAGAAAGAACTCGCCGCGACCATGGTGCTGAGCATCCCGTTGGATGTAGCCAGCGTGAAGGTGAGTGCTGGACCGGTTGATGAGTTTGAGGACGATGGAGATGACCGCTCAATCTGGGCTGGCATTCTCCCCTTGCGCGTGGTTGCCGGTGATCCCGTTCCATCTGAAATGACTCCGGAGGGAACCCCCGTGTCACCCTCGGTTATCAAACAACGACAGCGGTTGATCTAATTCCTTGGTTGTGGGGTTCCTCCGCTTCTCACGAGACCTAGACTCAAAGAATGAAGAGCTGGAACCTTAATCCCATCGCTGCAGTTGTCGCATTATTTTGTGCGGTTGCATTTGGCGCGGGGGGAGCCATTGCCTATGTGAACTTGAGTTCAGAGCCCGAAGCTGCTCCAGATAAATCTTCTTCCCTGATGTATGTGTTGAATGCGGGTGAAGGCAATCTTGTTCAGAACGAAGCCAAGAATTACACAATGACATTAAGCGAAACAAGTGAGTCGATTATTTGGTTCACAGATCGACCTGAACGTCTAGCGGACTCTGTCTCGACAGCACGATTTATAGACAGTTGGCAAAAACTAGGTTTTACTGATGATCCTCCCAATATCACCATGACCTTAGAGCCGGCGGACGGCACTTCCAACGAAATGACCATTGTTGCGACATTGACCGATCCTGTATACGACCGAGCTGCCGGAACACTCACAAGTCAGCTGCTGATTGTTTTGGAAGAGGACTTGCGGTCAAACGGTGGTGAACTTGATTTAGAAAAAGCATCAAGTGAAGCTGAACTACCACCATCCTTCGAAAAGGTAACTGTATTTATTGACAATTCAGGATATGTCGATGAAAACGGAGAACTGGTTCTTTGCACCAATGACTTTGGTCAAGAAAACGAAGGGTGTACTACATTTTCTGGTGATCAAATGAGGGAGTTGTGTGAGTCGAACGTTGACTGTGCACGCAATCTAGACGCCGACGGGAATCTCTCAGTGTGCTACACCAACCAGGACTGTGGGTTCTATCCGGCAGACGCACTCCGTGAACTTTGTTACTCAGACGAAGCCTGTTTTCAATACACACAGCTCTATCAAAAGGAAAAACAAGGACAAAGTGATGAGCAACAAATGATTGATACTTTTATCAATGAATCTATTGCCGCCTACGATGAAAAGCTAGGCGTTATCCAACTTTGTGAATCTAGTTCTCCCTGTAAATGAATAAGAAATAGCTACAGAGAAATGCTTGTCTAACAGATCTGCCCCGTGGTTAGCTGGGGCAGATTTGTAACAACTAAGAAGCAGATTTAACTTTCTTCTTTTCCTTGGCTAATGCTTTTTCTTTGTGTGCTTGACGGGCAGCTTCACGCTTTTCTGCCTCTTTGAGTCGAATTGCGCCTGTAGCTGTTCCAGGTTCGACCATGGAGCCCATCATCTCAGCGGCATTTTCAGCGAGCAACACGGCGTCCTCGTCTGCTGCTTCTTGCATTGCAGACTTCTGACGAAGGGGAGTCGCCTTGAGGAACCAGCTGAGGATGAAGGCGATTGTCACAACAACCAGGCCAATCCAATAAACCTGAACGGTTGCGTCAGCAAACCCAACGAGGAAGGGCTTAGCTAATGCTTCGTTGGCCCCAACGAGGAATGAGGTGTCTCCGTTGAGGGAGGTTCCGATGGCGGTTGGGTCTTTGTATATCTGAATGATGGCCGCATTGGCAGGATCTGACGCAATTGCGGGATCTGCCAAAGCTTTGGCTACACCAGCGGTGATTGAGGGTGTGGTGAAGGCAGTCTTGAGTGCTTCAGGAATGGCGGTGAAGAGTACCGAGAACAAGATTGCTGTTCCCGCGGTTCCACCCATCGTGCGGAAGAAGGTGGACGAGCTGGTGGCAACACCAATGTCACGTGGGCCTACAGAGTTCTGGCTGGCCACGGTGAGGGTTTGCATCAGCTGACCCAGACCTGCACCCATGAAGAACATGCCCAACATGACGAACCAGAAGGGGCTATCCCAGGTCAAACGCGTGAAGAGCAAGAAGCCCAAAATCATGAAGGCAGTACCTATGCGGGGGAACCACTTGTAGCTTCCTGTGCGGGACATAATCTGGCCACTCACGATAGATGCAATCATCATGCCTAAGATCATCGGCAGCATGAGCAGACCGCTCTCGGTGGGGGTAGCACCCTTGACCAACTGGAGGTAGAGAGGGATGGTCATCATGGCGCCGAACATTCCAAAACCAACAAACACACCCAAGATGGTGGCCATGGTGAACGTTTGAGACTTGAACATCTTCATGGGGATGAGTGCGTCATCACCCATGGAGCGTTCAATCATGACGAACGCAACAGCAGAAGCTATACCGATGAGATAGCAGGATAGGGATGCTGTGGATAGCCAGCCCCACTCGCGACCCTGCTCGGCGACCAGAAGGAGGGGGACAGTTGCGGTAATGACCGTGGCGGCACCCCACCAGTCAATGCGAACACGGCGGTGCGTCTTGGGCAGGTGGAGTGCCTTGAGAACGATGGCGAGAGCAACGATTCCAATGGGCACGTTAATGAGGAAGACCCAACGCCATCCGGCGATGCCAAGAATTTCTGGAGTTCCAGAAAGCACACCACCGATGAGTGGTCCAATCACACTGGAGACACCAAAGACGGCAAGGAAGAAGCCCTGATACTTTGCGCGCTCACGCGGCGCAAGCATGTCACCCATGATTGCCAGCGGCAGCGCCATCAAACCACCGGCACCCAGTCCCTGAATGGCACGGTATCCAGCCAACGAATACATAGTGTCTGCTGTTCCAGCAAGGAATGAACCGATGACGAAGATACTGATGGCAATGATGAACAGTGGGCGTCGGCCGAAGATGTCGCTGAGCTTGCCATAGAGAGGGGTCGAGATGGTCGACATGATCATGTAGGCCGTGGTGACCCAGGCCTGGAGGGCCATTCCGTCGAGGTCGTCAGCGATGGTGCGCATCGAGGTGCTGACTACGGTTTGGTCGAGAGCAGAGAGGAACATACCGGACATGAGTCCGATCATCACGAGCATGATCTCCCGCTTGGACATCACCGCGTCGGCGACAGCTTTTGCAGACATATAAAGCCTTTGGTTAGAAGGAAAACTTATGTGAAGTTACTAAAAGTAACTGCGGTAACACATAGTATCCTAGAAATGCTCAAGTCGACCACAATTTCCACAGGGGGTGAACACATGAATACTGACCTGAACAGCATCAAAGAACGTATCCAGGCAACGGACAGGGACGTCTTCTTTTCAGTGCTCTCCCACATCGGTGACAAGTGGAGCCTGGTTTTGCTCGGAGTGCTCAGCAGAGAACCTATGCGGTACACCCAATTGGTGGAACGCATCCCCAAGATTTCTCGGCGCATGCTTACTGTCACACTTCGGCAGCTGGAACGTGACGGATTGATTGAACGTGTCGTTCACGCTGAAACACCACCGTGGTTTGAATATGCGCTGACCGAATTGGGTCAAACGCTCATTGTTCCTGTTCGCGCGCTTGCGGACTGGACGCTGGATAACATCGATCTCATTATTGAGAATCGCGCAGCATACGATCGGGAAAACCCTTCCTGATGATGCGCAGAACGACCGCACTGAGCTCAGTGTTGATTGCTTCTGTCTTTCTGGGAGGTTGTGCCACAGGAAGCGTTGACACTGTCACATCAACCCCCACAGTCACTCAGAGCGTAACCGCAAGCCCCACAGCGACGTCAACCCCAACACCAAAGCCTGCTCGCACGCCCTTTTTCAACATCGATGACCCCAACTCCATCACTGTGGTGGTGAATAAACACCGCCCGCTCAATCCCAGCAATTTTGAATCTCCAGACATGGCCGTGCCCACAGCACTATCGAATCCCTATAGTCGCCCCCTGCGTACTGAAGCAGCACAAGCACTCGACCGCATGGCCACCGATGCTTCAGCGGCAGGAATACAGCTCAGCGTGGCAAGTGCATACCGCAGCTATGACACCCAGGTCGCAACCTATAACGGCTTTGTCGCCAGGGATGGCCAAGCACGAGCAGACACCTACTCTGCGAGACCAGGCCACTCTGAACATCAAACCGGGTTAGCTGTTGACCTCAACGATGGCGGTCCCTGCCAAGTCGATGTCTGCTTCGCAGACACTGCCGCAGGGCAGTGGCTTGCAGCCAATTCCTGGCAGTACGGCTTCATTGTTCGCTATCCCAATGGCTTCGACTCCATTACGGGGTATCAGTATGAGCCCTGGCATTTCCGCTATGTCGGTACCCGGGTCTCAACCGCGATGCACAACCTGAACATCCCCACTCTGGAGCAGTTCTTCAATCTCGAACCAGCTCCGAGTTACTACTAAGAGTTCAGCGCAGCGTCAACAATCTTCTTCGCTTCGGCCTGGACCTGCTTGAGATGCTCAGGACCGCGGAACGATTCAGCATAAATTTTGTAGACGTCTTCTGTTCCTGAGGGGCGGGCAGCAAACCAGGCATATTCGGTTTCTACTTTCACCCCGCCAATTGCTTCGCCATTGCCTGGAGCGTGAGAGAGCTTGGCAATAATGGGATCGCCCGCAAGCTCCGTGGCGTTGATGTCATCACCGCTGAGCTTGCCCAGGCGAGCCTTCGCTTCGCGGTCTGCTGGCGCATCCACGCGAGCAT
Coding sequences:
- a CDS encoding Lrp/AsnC family transcriptional regulator, which translates into the protein MDNLDRRIIDQLRQNSRAAYGDIGSVIGLSASAVKRRVDRLISDGVIRGFTIHVDPSVEGLETEAYVELFCRGTVAPDELRRLLEGVPDVVDAGTVSGSADAIVHMRSHNIASLEDALEAVRNAPNVDHTRTSIVMSRLIYRE
- a CDS encoding KUP/HAK/KT family potassium transporter, giving the protein MAKAAQSTKSLKGSLLLAFGALGVVYGDIGTSPIYAFKESVNAGGTAEENVLGIVSLVFWTITIVVSIKYLVVVLRADNHGEGGVLALFAQLPQRIREARKGTKAAIVFMMLLAAALLFADGLLTPAISVLSATEGLGSINPDLAQYAVPATVIILALLFIFQFRGTGFLGTIFGPVMLLWFATIGILGVLQLVQNPVALIGLNPVYAVEYIARHGWFTLIVMSSVILAVTGAEALYADLGHFGKSPIRIGWFGLVNISLVLCYLGQAALVLREPEMAENPFFGLAPNPAVVIYMVLLSTAATIIASQALITGVASIASQAIQMGLIARMKVVHTNFRHVGQIYVPFVNAIVGVGAIALVIIFETSAALAGAYAFAIAGTMLITTIALFWVAIENWKWKPVFAIPLLSLFLIIDLSFVISTSTKIFKDAWVPLAVGFVVASIMWIWRKGRFLLNEMLANESMTWDKVDKLRKSSKISVTHSVGIYLAAIPSLVPQALEAQIRALKSMPEKIIMVHVVTTEHPYSKEKPLYTELSEYVAKVTIFTGFMERTDIPRALRSKHIKPHFDEKEATYFVASRKFVNPHTGDLNKVEDLIFSAMHRNSESASEYFKLPPGRVITISISME
- a CDS encoding MurT ligase domain-containing protein, with translation MNTPLRTRLAISAGKLAAATSRLAGRGEGMIIGGKVALRLSPHALKHLSQGRVAALVSATNGKTSTTRLLATALSQSGPVASPTTGANMTEGAVWALATGEPGAQAVLEVDEAYLPRIVKETQPKVVLLGNLSRDQLDRMSEVAMLARKWRKMIEQNPEVLIIANADDPMIVFAAEKAKNIVWVAAGQAWTADSSVCPECGTLLVRDENTWNCSGCGRSRPTPDWVFEWTASAGKLHATAVSPQGKKYDLSKLNLPGRFNASNATMALAACSVLKVDLDKAVQLMSSVAAVSGRYAIVKSGALKVRLLLAKNPAGWSELLDIMPPSPTPVIIMINSNHADGRDPSWLWDVPFERLAGRTVIASGNRRRDLAVRLLHAGVDALVVEDPFAADADLPASVRELDVIDCAATYTAFQKIRVGALEGEVDA
- a CDS encoding peptide MFS transporter, translating into MTTVAPATKPEKLFFGQPRQLTTIFGVEMWERFSFYGMQGILLLYMFYPADKGGLGIDVKVATGIVGAYGGGVYLATILGAWLADRLFGSERVLFFAAVMVMFGHVALAVLPAYTGLIVGLILIAIGAGGVKANATSIVGQLYAPGDVRRDAGFSLYYLGINLGAFVGPLATGFLQTTYGFHWGFGLAAVGMAAGLTQYSIGRRKLPEQTRLVPNPLPSNKKWVVGALALAGIALIVILVLSGVITSGNLSTVIIVVTLAAAIAYFVVILGSKLITTVERNRVLAFIPLFIACAAFWSLYQQQFTVVTVFANDQLNLSIFGWDMPVSWVQSINPIFILALSGVFAALWTKWGTKQPSTPVKMALGTIVMGIAFLLFLTIYSAAPHTAPLLALVGILFVFTIAELLISPVSLSVSTKLAPTAFRTQMVALLFLSSALGTAMSGQLAGLYDEKHPEMNFDYFAYSGLAAIGLGIVLLLIRKWVLKLMEGVR
- a CDS encoding alpha/beta fold hydrolase is translated as MKTAEYIDPQGVTIVYDVYSVEKPRAVVQIMHGLGDHAGRYAHVAAALNSAGYSVYAPDQRGHGRTGVKQFGGDLSKLGKLGPGGLRAAVADFTQMTEIIREQNPGVPIVLLGHSMGSLMGQILINDHAADYAAVVFSGSAYRQPGSMNAGKLNKRFDTPGCTGHEWLSRDPAVWTSFKEDPWTFEADTLKLYGVADGLRLFGKPAKDMAQVPILLIVGEDDPLGGKPSNIKLAESYIERAGQTDVTVGVYPEARHEIFNETNKEEVIDDMISWISERVAS
- a CDS encoding GNAT family N-acetyltransferase yields the protein MSTEVVHQPSKSRYVILIDDKEVGVAHYLSRENDIMITGTFIDPAHRNEGLGAILVRRTIDDIIATTTKKVTSGCWFVTQWLDLHPNYVDKARSGGVDAELGNTCRNV
- a CDS encoding site-specific DNA-methyltransferase, with translation MSSATGRIIKGNNLDVLATLPDESVTLIYIDPPFNTGREQTRSKVTSVLAADDSTKGLVGFKGKSYERTRSDLMKYDDRFDDYWAFLEPRLREAWRLLADDGTLYLHLDYREAHYAKVMLDALFGRDSFINELIWAYDYGAKAKGRWPAKHDTILVYVKNPKTYYFNSEEVDREPYMAPGLVTAEKAAKGKLPTDVWWHTIVSPTGKEKTGYPTQKPEGILRRIIQASSRKGDTVLDFFAGSGTTGAAALGLGRNFILVDQNPESLKVMKSRFAEYDKQVSFE
- a CDS encoding pyridoxamine 5'-phosphate oxidase family protein, translated to MSNHELPRTEQTRVKRLDEKQVFDRDALNALLDEAIYGHVAVVRDGKPMVLPVGIGRDGNHLLIHGSTGSGIFREIADGRDVCVAVTLLDGLVYARSAFESSMHYRSAVIMGTATVIEGEQKLSALATLTDHMMPGRWDEVRETTKKELAATMVLSIPLDVASVKVSAGPVDEFEDDGDDRSIWAGILPLRVVAGDPVPSEMTPEGTPVSPSVIKQRQRLI